Proteins found in one Leishmania major strain Friedlin complete genome, chromosome 35 genomic segment:
- a CDS encoding conserved hypothetical protein (previous protein_id=AAZ14492.1), with product MAASVAAPENDGVDHPPDHSSASATPAGRDSVRDPHSATSSFADGGEEDNMNDDGDPSGLVHSITSPTFSPSDAAGNMTEEETAARLLQQSRGAAQSIQAQVESCVSRFKVMETRLDTLLKERQEVKPKLEEVAQSRHLERYMEVVSLNVGGERFTVPLSTLLSKDAPNYFHILLGSEETGWVAPVFKDEHDTIFIDRDPSCFKYIVDYLRGYHYFNLLKEDSLRRLKVDAAYYQLPGLLAMLGDVDRDAELQFSPGPGVSPERNRLRVVYGVAVVGDVSLVTGRHTITYEVKVADYVGFGLISESCVNTDQEFHKIPDCCVYYMSGVFYTNYPYHRKEENLERIENGDFVTVKVDLEKGYVEYVLKNSRKMVSLGRARRLRFATTMKLASRVRIVPPEEVRRRLSPIHYSFEE from the coding sequence ATGGCGGCGtctgtggcggcgccggagaATGACGGCGTAGATCACCCTCCAGACCACTCCTCCGCGTCCGCCACCCCTGCTGGGCGCGACTCTGTGCGTGACCCACACTCCGCCACGTCGTCCTTTGCCgacggaggggaggaagacaATATGAACGACGACGGTGATCCAAGCGGGCTGGTGCACTCCATCACATCACCGACGTTTTCCCCTAGTGACGCTGCCGGGAACATGACCGAGGAGGAAACGGCGGCTCGACTACTGCAACAgtcgcgcggcgccgcccagtCGATTCAAGCGCAGGTGGAGAGCTGCGTGTCTCGCTTCAAGGTAATGGAGACGCGCCTAGACACACTCTTGAAAGAGCGGCAAGAGGTGAAGCcgaagctggaggaggtTGCCCAGTCGCGTCATCTTGAGCGCTACATGGAAGTGGTGTCACTCAACGTCGGTGGTGAGCGCTTCACAGTGCCGCTGTCGACGCTGTTAAGCAAGGATGCCCCCAACTACTTCCACATCCTCCTCGGCTCCGAGGAGACAGGGTGGGTCGCACCGGTCTTCAAGGATGAGCACGACACCATCTTCATCGACCGCGATCCCTCCTGCTTTAAGTACATAGTCGACTACCTTCGCGGCTACCATTACTTCAACCTACTCAAAGAGGACTCGCTGCGGCGTCTCAAGGTGGACGCGGCGTACTATCAACTGCCTGGCTTACTGGCGATGCTGGGGGATGTCGATCGTGATGCTGAGCTGCAGTTCAGCCCCGGCCCGGGCGTCAGCCCCGAACGTAACCGGTTGCGCGTCGTATATGGCGTGGCTGTTGTCGGTGACGTGTCGCTTGTCACGGGGAGACACACAATCACGTATGAAGTCAAGGTAGCCGACTATGTCGGGTTTGGCCTCATCTCCGAGTCCTGCGTCAACACCGACCAGGAGTTCCACAAGATACCGGACTGCTGTGTCTACTACATGTCCGGCGTGTTCTACACCAACTACCCGTACCACCGCAAGGAGGAGAACCTGGAGCGCATCGAGAACGGGGACTTCGTGACGGTGAAGGTAGACCTGGAGAAGGGCTACGTTGAGTATGTGCTGAAAAACTCGCGCAAGATGGTCTCCCTCGGCCGCGCTCGTCGCCTGCGCTTCGCAACCACGATGAAGCTTGCCTCACGCGTGCGAATTGTCCCGCCAGAGGAGGTGCGACGTCGCTTGTCACCCATCCACTACAGCTTTGAGGAATAA
- a CDS encoding conserved hypothetical protein (previous protein_id=AAZ14493.1): protein MDSHRATMAVVVVVNAAVLTVSVEHAVQVVSIIFASQFKDKVCRCVVVDPPEGLAEKLSKSSLYLCVSDSIPVSQTVRKLLLCVAQAVVDAQGAALRLYSQPDKADSTAVRTPMDKLTTFTTARNASTLIASRFKKKAADVLLQFGAVAAAVAVYGETQFNSNVDCLWCSATLESIAAARYRYLQTTLLCHRDALNATVLQLQSDNPTWGPDLAASVNQLDSCVAQYSESLTLTIASFRSASVPNSMRARLTREVEENVAVQVALLKELLVRVHVCLNAGTWEVPSDPQSYRLGSDVKGCVENVLRLAFSEIDVYLSESLRQLRRYAAAGTLTFYPSAMAATASLLGSGGTSNAMVNTTLAMLRKRELEARFKRLELLAAREARQPFLEELSTLRSLFPGIYGAEWTERSLPFFAYLCMINGAERRARALLVEFASIKARLQHTEEAAEVLLRVCALAGVGLPLVGLQASSSTASDDGVTLDSATSADPLYQLSRAATATQVAQQVKDSDAAEPAANGNTSIGASFSMFSSVEEKAPDRGVVRLNQSITNAALLNVPLLLELINVFDRVAPATATAALRCQLATFLLFKFPHLLEKATQQTLKSVLREASALLEPQMNTAIVPSPFFLGWQAFPLPPHLAPKTVPVGGAFFTFIDTQRLKLTILCLNGRKLSSRTVWTVGDVASVLVTLYNPFQEPLTFDALALRCRSCASLVADDGDAASGEGAVSASSSHTLSAPISYVLSNVEVPPLAKRKVLLKVQPTEEGTLLIDGVTLRLADTRSSQPMTGQLPAPMYIPVLERLPQVSCTLNTSELEVFGTQRINFTVRVVNCGRVPISCISLTAHSEQCQLEGCEGCKERRNETDTTVKLNKRALDAAARTPLQPGDVVMIPGTLEAPPTISKFGAHYVIFRTDLSLPHPEPQKPRDVPDAVPVYAVIPRRVTETRLRLFHSPGLVVTSVALTKDRRAVEVRVANRSRLYSMELQLSALTFAELPAAFIVAGAEYVVPPIKLTRIPPTKEKDGLRFHVPWVARELPNCTGTLELNLSLTGTEVVSAEPLDECAVTLEARVPQAVLPPQPSDAWSSPVLPDESRDYVVAEDPQTDPLGDGAVLIYRWEYDGDASYGGAETSPVISRAKVVCRGARLCDATGAVTATAVYDSPSQSPPTAGQHLAHPRAAQASESLLDSPASISALLSRHTDSMDSGAKASASAPQALHRARTALPRLGGCESGTLSTGGEGTPVPIVIPALRPIRLCLRVAAPRWRRAIPLHVHVSIDSHFDVAVLTGAVQADAIVGEEGRAVHEGEFELFAFKTGEHLLHVTITDDAERELTHTIRLLVEH, encoded by the coding sequence ATGGACAGCCATCGCGCCACCATGGCTGTAGTGGTTGTGGTCAACGCCGCCGTTCTCACCGTCTCTGTCGAGCACGCGGTGCAGGTTGTCAGCATCATATTCGCTTCGCAGTTCAAGGATAaggtgtgccgctgcgtcgtcgtgGATCCTCCCGAAGGGCTCGCCGAGAAGCTCTCGAAATCATCCCTGTACCTGTGCGTCTCCGACTCCATACCAGTGAGTCAGACCGTGCGGAAGCTACTCCTGTGtgtggcgcaggcggtggtCGATGCCcaaggcgctgcgctgcggctttACAGTCAGCCCGACAAGGCAGATAGCACGGCCGTGCGGACGCCCATGGACAAGCTCACCACGTTCACGACAGCGCGCAACGCGAGCACGTTGATTGCCTCCCGCTTCAAGAAGAAAGCGGCGGATGTACTCCTGCAGTTTGgcgccgtggccgccgctgtggcCGTGTACGGGGAAACTCAGTTTAATTCGAATGTCGACTGTCTCTGGTGCTCAGCAACGTTAGAgagcatcgctgccgctcggTATCGCTACCTGCAGACGACGCTACTCTGCCACCGCGACGCGCTTAACGCCACGGTCTTGCAGCTTCAGAGTGACAACCCCACCTGGGGACCGGACCTggccgcctccgtgaacCAGCTCGACTCTTGTGTGGCGCAGTACAGTGAGAGTCTGACGCTGACGATAGCGAGCTTCAGGAGCGCGTCCGTGCCCAACTCGATGCGGGCGCGGCTGACGCGCGAAGTGGAGGAGAACGTGGCGGTGCAGGTCGCGCTACTGAAGGAGCTACTTGTGCGAGTGCACGTGTGCTTGAACGCTGGTACGTGGGAGGTGCCGTCCGACCCGCAGTCGTATCGCCTGGGCAGCGATGTTAAGGGCTGCGTCGAGAACGTGTTGCGTCTGGCTTTCAGTGAAATCGACGTGTATTTGAGCGagtcgctgcggcagctgagAAGGTATGCAGCAGCGGGTACGCTGACGTTCTACCCCTCAGCCATGGCGGCAACCGCCtcgctgctcggcagcggaggcacGAGTAACGCGATGGTGAATACGACTCTCGCCATGCTGCGAAAGCGGGAGTTGGAGGCGCGCTTCAAGCGGCtcgagctgctcgccgcgcGGGAAGCGCGGCAGCCCTTCCTCGAGGAGCTGAGCACATTGCGGAGTCTCTTCCCTGGCATCTACGGGGCCGAGTGGACGGAGCGCAGCCTACCCTTCTTTGCGTACTTGTGCATGATCAACGGCGCTGAGCGTcgcgcgcgggcgctgctggtggaaTTCGCCTCCATCAAGGCACGTCTGCAGCACACGGAAGAGGCTGCCGAGGTGctcctgcgcgtgtgcgcactgGCTGGCGTTGGACTTCCGCTTGTCGGGCTTCAGGCCTCGAGCAGCACTGCGAGCGACGACGGGGTCACCCTAGATAGTGCCACCTCGGCGGACCCGCTGTATCAACTTAGCCGCGCAGCGACCGCCACACAagtcgcgcagcaggtgaaAGACAGCGATGCTGCCGAACCGGCGGCGAACGGGAACACGTCAATCGGCGCATCCTTTAGTATGTTCAGCTCCGTGGAAGAAAAGGCTCCCGATCGCGGCGTCGTACGGCTGAATCAGTCGATCACCAACGCGGCACTGCTGAacgtgccactgctgctcgagctcATCAACGTCTTCGACCGGGTGGCCCCTGCGacggccacggcggcgctgcgttgTCAGCTGGCGACATTCCTCCTCTTTAAGTTTCCGCATCTCCTCGAGAAAGCAACGCAGCAGACCCTCAAGTCCGTTCTGCGTGAAGCgtccgcgctgctggagccgcAGATGAACACCGCCATTGTGCCGTCCCCGTTCTTTCTGGGGTGGCAAGCtttcccgctgccgccgcatcTCGCACCCAAGACGGTGCCTGTTGGGGGTGCTTTCTTCACCTTCATTGACACACAGCGGCTGAAGCTGACCATCCTCTGCCTGAATGGCAGGAAACTGAGTAGTCGGACCGTGTGGACGGTCGGCGACGTCGCGTCCGTTCTCGTGACGTTGTACAACCCCTTTCAGGAACCCCTCACGTTTGACGCGCTGgccttgcgctgccgctcctgcgcATCTCTCGTtgcggacgacggcgatgccgcctcTGGTGAAGGTGCGgtgtcggcgtcttcgtcgcaCACGCTGAGCGCGCCCATCTCGTATGTGCTGTCCAATGTAGAGGTACCCCCGCTCGCGAAGCGCAAGGTCTTGCTGAAGGTGCAACCAACCGAAGAAGGTACTCTGCTTATCGACGGCGtgacgctgcggctggcAGACACACGCTCGTCGCAGCCGATGACCGGGCAGCTTCCGGCCCCCATGTACATCCCGGTACTGGAGCGATTACCGCAGGTGTCCTGCACCCTGAACACCAGCGAGCTGGAGGTGTTCGGTACCCAACGGATCAACTTCACGGTGCGGGTGGTCAACTGCGGTCGAGTGCCCATCAGCTGCATCTCCCTGACGGCGCACAGCGAGCAGTGCCAACTGGAGGGCTGCGAAGGCTGCAAGGAGCGCCGCAACGAGACAGACACAACGGTGAAGCTGAACAAGCGCGCcctcgacgcggcggcgcgcacaccgctgcAGCCTGGTGACGTTGTCATGATTCCAGGAACCCTGGAGGCGCCCCCGACAATAAGCAAGTTCGGCGCGCACTACGTTATCTTCCGCACTGATCTCTCACTGCCCCACCCTGAGCCGCAAAAACCGCGCGACGTGCCGGACGCCGTGCCCGTGTATGCGGTCATCCCGCGGCGCGTGACGGAGACGCGGCTGCGCCTGTTTCACTCTCCCGGCCTTGTTGTCACGTCTGTGGCGCTAACGAAGGACCGCCGTGCCGTGGAGGTGCGTGTCGCAAATCGGAGTCGCCTCTACAGcatggagctgcagctgagcgccCTGACATTTGCAGAGCTGCCGGCCGCCTTCATCGTCGCCGGTGCCGAGTACGTGGTTCCGCCGATAAAGCTGACGCGCATTCCGCCGACGAAGGAGAAGGACGGCCTGCGCTTCCATGTACCGTGGGTCGCGCGCGAACTACCTAACTGCACTGGCACGCTGGAGCTGAACTTGTCGCTCACTGGCACTGAGGTGGTGAGCGCGGAGCCGCTGGACGAGTGTGCGGTGACGCTCGAAGCCAGGGTGCCtcaggcggtgctgccgccacagccTTCCGATGCCTGGTCATCGCCGGTGCTCCCTGACGAAAGCAGAGACTACGTCGTCGCCGAAGACCCGCAGACAGATCCGTTGGGCGACGGAGCGGTGCTGATCTACCGCTGGGAGTACGACGGAGACGCCTCCTACGGCGGAGCGGAGACAAGCCCTGTCATCTCGCGTGCCAAAGTagtctgccgcggcgcccgCCTCTGCGACGCCACAGGCGCTGTCACGGCGACAGCCGTGTACGACAGCCCTTCGCAAtcgccgccgacagcagGCCAGCACCTGGCGCACCCGAGGGCAGCGCAGGCGTCCGAATCCCTCTTGGATTCGCCAGCCTCGATCTCCGCTTTGTTGTCTCGTCACACAGATTCGATGGATTCGGGGGCAAAAGCGAGCGCCAGTGCACCGCAGGCTTTGCATCGAGCCAGGACTGCGCTACCGCGACTCGGCGGCTGTGAGAGTGGCACGCTCAGCACTGGCGGCGAAGGCACCCCAGTACCGATCGTCATCCCTGCCTTGAGACCGATTCGTCTGTGCCTGCGTGTTGCAGctccgcggtggcgccgcgccatccCCCTTCACGTGCACGTGTCCATTGACTCGCACTTTGACGTGGCGGTGCTAACGGGTGCTGTGCAGGCCGATGCAATAGTCGGCGAGGAGGGTCGAGCGGTGCACGAGGGTGAGTTTGAGCTGTTCGCCTTCAAGACCGGCGAGCATCTCCTGCATGTCACCATTACGGACGACGCCGAGCGGGAGCTGACGCACACGATCCGGCTGCTTGTTGAACACTGA
- a CDS encoding conserved hypothetical protein (previous protein_id=AAZ14494.1), translating to MKVAPVYRKVLKQLHKACYTRPHYVQDIRFLLSFPLHTTGSEASTAVPGTTSSSRTVNSAAAPATTPADVSKSPKSSSRKTTSRDPVAEHLLRPSSECYPIDTSMLFAMCYTDLHNAVRESAPVVAGMNPVAMQIVRYRNLLWLQERLGRVLSSKTQQLLATSLSISRGPAEHDFIPDEYFESKSQNTGSAPLSATTASQRAEAAVTAAMSTRSTSGKASQEATESFALAVAGGGLAEVVEESDPDIVYSAGAIGQQQEMFVLRHREPFPMAEQFLAGFPTVTAAELATCAYQRAALTQLVRQKFPTKLTCQDANVSLSISLEPYDLQYTSKEHAGMGYFAAAHRQFRVRFLLAPLSPELSGAERTDVLVVNSYFVRLDMELMQLVEEVGYLHSSDVLRMLRERDYGDHFSELIGSGVAEVLGEGVFAGPNEGKVAVAATSVDKRTGIETSATSPAPATVAEGSRVFSLYFVNHSDAPMVLKGLLYYKLGKRRHLAHAPIQCIPFGFLLMEA from the coding sequence ATGAAGGTGGCGCCGGTGTACCGAAAGGTactgaagcagctgcacaagGCGTGCTACACCCGTCCACACTATGTGCAGGACATCCGgttccttctctctttccctcttcaCACAACAGGCAGTGAAGCGAGCACAGCGGTGCCAGGCACAACGTCCTCCTCGCGAACGGTGAactcagcagcggctccgGCCACGACCCCAGCTGATGTGTCGAAATCGCCAAAGTCGTCTtcgaggaagacgacgagcCGCGATCCTGTCGCGGAGCACCTCCTGCGGCCGAGTTCCGAATGCTACCCTATTGACACAAGCATGCTCTTTGCGATGTGTTATACCGACTTACACAACGCGGTGCGCGAATCGGCGCCGGTGGTAGCCGGCATGAACCCGGTAGCCATGCAGATTGTGCGGTACCGCAACCTTCTGTGGCTTCAGGAACGGCTCGGGCGCGTCCTTAGTAGCAAGACCCAGCAACTGCTAGCCACCTCACTGAGCATCTCCAGGGGGCCAGCCGAACATGACTTCATTCCAGACGAATACTTTGAGAGCAAGTCGCAGAACACCGGGAgtgcccccctctccgcgACGACGGCTTCTCAGcgggcagaggcggcagtCACGGCCGCAATGTCGACACGTTCTACTTCGGGTAAGGCATCCCAGGAGGCTACGGAATCGTTCGCactcgccgtcgctggcggtggcttggcggaggtggtggaggagagcgacCCAGACATCGTCTACTCCGCCGGCGCCATTGGCCAACAGCAAGAAATGTTTGTCCTTCGCCACCGCGAGCCCTTCCCAATGGCGGAGCAGTTTTTGGCCGGGTTTCCCACCGTCACAGCGGCCGAACTGGCTACATGCGCGTATCAGCGAGCGGCATTGacgcagctggtgcggcaGAAGTTCCCGACAAAGCTGACGTGTCAGGACGCGAATGTGagtctctccatctctctaGAGCCGTACGATCTGCAGTACACGAGCAAGGAGCACGCTGGCATGGGATACTTCGCAGCCGCACATCGACAGTTTCGCGTCCGGTTTTTGCTTGCGCCTCTGTCGCCGGAGTTGTCCGGGGCGGAGCGAACCGATGTGCTCGTCGTAAACTCGTACTTTGTGCGACTGGACATGGAGCTGATGCAGCTGGTCGAGGAGGTGGGCTATctccacagcagcgacgtccTTCGcatgctgcgcgagcgcgatTACGGCGATCATTTTAGCGAGCTCATCGGCAGCGGAGTTGCTGAGGTGCTCGGTGAGGGAGTCTTTGCGGGGCCAAACGAAGGAAAAGTTGCGGTTGCAGCGACCTCGGTCGACAAGCGCACCGGCATCGAGACCTCAGCAACCTCCCCCGCGCCGGCGACCGTCGCCGAGGGCTCTCGAGTGTTCTCGCTGTACTTTGTGAATCACAGCGACGCACCCATGGTACTGAAGGGGTTGCTGTACTACAAGCTGGGCAAGCGTCGCCACTTGGCCCACGCACCCATTCAGTGCATTCCGTTCGGTTTTCTCCTGATGGAGGCGTAA
- a CDS encoding putative QA-SNARE protein (previous protein_id=AAZ14495.1) yields MATRDRTGEFLQYRAIRPRRHETEQLLAEEENMNRVYVTPLWVKKMADVRRIEDQIKEQMAALEKLRKDHLKVEFSSTRDEGREEAEIEDAQSTIDRLFKQSEKGVKDLEVSYTRDLPDGGTDAELSILRNVKMCLVNEINNISKIYRESQRRYMMDVKKQQLVSQRWAGGDRQKAVEQQLENDALMDQYLQKGMTQEQVETIMLNQQMADERVKEFERIYSSIKSLHEMFKDMNTLVIEQGALLDRIDYNMTITHTRVQKARTELQRAAEYQSAGTFKLCVLFMIILIIGLMIALVFKAIT; encoded by the coding sequence ATGGCGACTCGCGACCGCACGGGCGAGTTCTTGCAGTACCGTGCGATCCGCCCTCGCCGGCATGagacggagcagctgcttgcCGAAGAGGAGAACATGAATCGTGTCTATGTGACGCCGCTTTGGGTGAAAAAGATGGCTGATGTCCGCCGCATTGAAGACCAAATCAAGGAGCAGATGGCGGCGCTCGAGAAGCTGCGCAAGGACCACCTCAAAGTGGAGTTCAGTTCCACGCGTGATGAAGGCcgcgaggaggccgagaTCGAGGATGCTCAGAGCACCATTGATCGCCTCTTCAAGCAGAGCGAGAAGGGTGTGAAGGACTTGGAAGTCTCATACACGCGCGACCTCCCTGACGGGGGCACGGATGCCGAGCTGAGCATTTTGCGCAATGTCAAGATGTGTCTGGTGAACGAGATCAACAACATCAGCAAGATCTACCGTGAGAGCCAACGCCGTTACATGATGGATGTGAAGAAACAGCAGCTCGTCTCGCAGCGGTGGGCTGGTGGCGATCGGCAGAAGGcagtggagcagcagctggagaacGACGCTCTTATGGATCAGTACCTCCAGAAGGGTATGACGCAGGAGCAGGTCGAGACGATCATGCTAAATCAGCAGATGGCAGATGAGCGGGTGAAGGAGTTTGAGCGCATCTACAGCTCTATCAAGTCGCTGCACGAGATGTTCAAGGACATGAACACCCTCGTCATTGAGCAAGGCGCCTTGCTCGATCGCATTGATTACAACATGACCATCACCCATACCCGTGTGCAGAAGGCGCGCACAGAGCTGCAGAGAGCTGCGGAGTATCAGTCCGCCGGCACATTCAAACTGTGCGTTCTCTTCATGATTATACTCATTATTGGCTTGATGATAGCCCTCGTCTTCAAGGCCATTACCTGA
- a CDS encoding putative acyl-CoA dehydrogenase (previous protein_id=AAZ14496.1): MRRTAVALSSVAAAGEAAPNPVTYLTDDEKMLVETVRAFSLTHVVPRSRQMDEVGKMDPVVLKEAFAAGLMGIETPADLEGGGMSFFSSILAIEELARHDPAVSVTVDVQNTLVNNIFFNFANDAQRRKYLPKLAKDTVGCFCLTEAGSGSDAFALNTKAEKKGSKWVINGSKLYITNGGWAGIFLVMATVDPSKGYKGITCFVVDSSETSGVSVVRTENKLGIRASSTAELRFENVEVSEENVIGEVGKGYKIAINILNEGRIGIGAQMLGIAQGSLDIVMPYLFQRKQFGKLIGDFQGMQMQYAECAMELHAARLMVYNASRKKQNNEMFIQDAAMAKYFASVVAEKTASRAVEWAGGVGFMKDFGLERFYRDAKIGAIYEGTSIIQLQTIAKMIKAQYDESSSPSGASS; the protein is encoded by the coding sequence ATGCGGCGCACTGCCGTGGCGCTCTCTAGCGTGGCAGCCGCCGGTGAGGCGGCGCCGAACCCAGTCACCTACCTCACCGATGATGAGAAAATGCTTGTCGAGACGGTACGTGCCTTTAGCCTGACACATGTGGTGCCGAGGTCTCGCCAGATGGATGAGGTGGGCAAGATGGACCCTGTTGTGCTCAAGGAAGCGTTTGCTGCTGGTCTCATGGGCATTGAGACCCCCGCCGACCTCGAGGGTGGAGGCATGAGCTTCTTTTCGAGTATTCTCGCTatcgaggagctggcgcgtcACGATCCCGCCGTCTCGGTCACGGTGGACGTACAGAACACGCTGGTCAACAACATCTTCTTCAACTTCGCGAacgacgcgcagcgcagaAAGTACCTGCCCAAGCTCGCCAAGGATACGGTAGGCTGCTTCTGCCTCACCGaggcgggcagcggcagcgacgccttCGCGCTGAATacgaaggcggagaagaagggcTCGAAGTGGGTCATCAACGGCTCGAAGCTGTACATCACGAATGGCGGGTGGGCAGGCATCTTTCTTGTCATGGCAACGGTGGACCCATCGAAGGGATACAAAGGAATCACCTGCTTCGTAGTGGACTCTTCTGAGACCTCAGGAGTCTCTGTGGTGCGGACAGAGAACAAACTAGGTATTCGCGCCAGCTCGACGGCCGAGCTCCGATTCGAAAACGTGGAGGTGTCGGAGGAGAACGTCATTGGAGAGGTCGGCAAGGGCTACAAGATTGCTATTAACATCCTCAACGAGGGACGCATCGGCATCGGCGCGCAGATGCTCGGTATTGCACAGGGCTCCCTAGACATCGTCATGCCCTACCTCTTTCAGCGCAAGCAGTTTGGGAAGCTCATCGGCGATTTCCAGGGTATGCAGATGCAGTACGCCGAGTGCGCCATGGAGCTACACGCCGCTCGGCTCATGGTCTACAATGCGTCTCGCAAGAAGCAGAACAACGAAATGTTCATCCAGGACGCGGCGATGGCCAAGTATTTCGCCTCTGTGGTGGCAGAGAAAACGGCCAGCCGTGCGGTGGAGTGGGCTGGTGGCGTCGGCTTCATGAAGGACTTCGGTCTCGAGCGTTTCTACCGCGATGCCAAGATCGGCGCCATCTACGAAGGTACGTCCATCATTCAGCTGCAGACCATCGCCAAGATGATCAAAGCCCAGTACGACGAGTCTTCCTCCCCTTCAGGCGCCTCATCTTAA